The following is a genomic window from Parabacteroides johnsonii DSM 18315.
GACTTGTACACCGGAACCGGCACAATCGCCAATTTCGTCTCCCGCCAGGCAAAGAAAGTGATCGGCATCGAATATGTACCCGAAGCAATCGAAGATGCCAAAGTCAACTCTGCACTAAACAAGATCGAAAATACATTGTTCTACGCCGGTGACATGAAGGACATTCTAACACAGGATTTCATCAACCAACACGGCCGCCCGGATGTTATTATCACAGATCCACCTCGTGCCGGTATGCATGACGATGTGATCAACACGATCCTCTTTGCCGAGCCGGAACGTATCGTTTATGTAAGCTGTAATCCGGCAACACAGGCACGCGATCTGAGCTTGCTCTCTGTGAAATATGCCGTCAAGAAGGTGCAGCCGGTAGACATGTTCCCGCATACGCATCACGTGGAGAATGTTGTTCTTTTGGAAAAATTAAAGAATTAAATAGCTAATGAAAAAGGTCATCCTCTTGTTTTTTGTGACGTTGTTGTTGTCCGGCTGCAATCGTACGAGGCAGGAACAAGGACAGGAGGATGACGATGTGACAATCGACCTGCCACAACTGAAAGCACAAGGCGAAATAACCGCTGTCACGCTATACAGCTCGACTTCCTATTTTCAGTATAAAATGCAACCGATGGGGTATGAATACGAACTGATCAAGGATTTCGCCCGCTCGGAAGGACTGAAACTGAATATCAAGGTCGCAGAAAGCCCAACGAAGTTGATCGAGATGCTGGAAGCAGGCGAAGCAGATGTAGTCGCCTACCCGATCCAGATCAGCAACCGTTTGAAAGATAAGCTGATCTATTGCGGACAGGAGGAACAAGACTGCCAAGTATTGATCCAGCGGGCCAACAAGGGCGACAAAATAATCACCGACGTGACGGAACTGCTCGGAAAAGACGTTTATGTAAAACCAGGGACCAAATACTTCGAACGGCTGAAAAACCTCGATGTCGAACTGGGTGGCGGTATCCGGATTCATGAAGCGGATGCCGACACGGTAACGACAGAGGACCTGATCGGCATGGTCTCGCAAGGAGAAATCCCTTACACCGTAAGCGACGAGAATATAGCTCGCCTGAACAAAACTTATTTCTGGAACCTGAACGTTTCTCTGAAGATCAGTTTTATGCAACGTTCCTCATGGGTCGTACGCAAAAGCAGTCCTGAACTGGCTAAGGCGATCGATGCCTGGGCATCCGACAAGGCGGGAACGCATGTCTACAAGGCTTTGACGAAACGTTATTTCGAATTGAGCAAACAACCCATCACCGCCGAACTGCCGGAAGTCAGGAACGGCCATGTTTCACCTTACGATGAACTCTTCCGCAAACATGCCAAAAATATCGGATGGGATTGGCAGTTGCTTGCCTCGATCGGTTATCAGGAGTCCCGCTTCAATCCAAACGTAGTCTCATGGGCCGGAGCAGAAGGGCTGATGGGGATCATGCCGAATACAGCTAAGGCTTTGGGTGTGACGCCTCATGAACTGAAAGACCCCGACACTGGTATCCGTACAGGTGTGGATTGCCTGCGCCGCTTCCGCCAGGGATTTGGGAAAGTGACCGATCCGGTCGAAAAGATCAAGTTCACACTGGCAGCCTACAATGCTGGGATCGGGCATATTTACGACGCGCAACGGCTGGCTGAGAAATATGGCAAAAATCCATATGTTTGGGATGACAATGTGGCCGAATATATCCGGCTGAAAAACGATCCGGAATACTACAACGATCCGGTTTGTAAACACGGTTACCTGCGTGGTTCGGAAACTTTCAACTATGTTCGCGAAGTGATGGAGCGTTACAACTACTACTTGACAAAAACAGGTCAAAAAGGTTAAGGTCTGATATTCTCTTTGATCATCTCTTTTACCAACAGCATCACTTTCGGATAACTAAGCGGGATGCCATCCAAAATCTCTTTTATCTCACTCGTACTAATAGAGAATACGGTTTTTACTGCCTGATATTCAAAACATATATTAATATCTGGATTGCCGGTGATCAGCATGGCAACCGTTCCCGGAAGATCACCCCAAGGCGGGCAGTCGATATGGTTGGAACAGAAAGAGGCTGTCACCACCGTTCCCTTTCCCGGCTGGGATGTTATGGACACAGCTCCGCCGGTCTGCTCTGCATTCTGGATCAGGAAGGGGATGCCAAGTCCAACTTTACGGGTCGTGCGGGTGGTGTAGAACGGATTTGTGACACGGGCAATAGTCCCGGCATCCATTCCCAAACCGTTGTCCGCAATACGGATCGTGATTCTGAGATCCCGTTCTTCTATGAACAAACCTATTTCCGAAGCTTTTGCCCGGATGCTGTTTGTCATGACATCGGTGATATGGAAAGATAGATTATTCATGCCGTTACAATCATATGACCGTTTTCCTTCCGGAAAGCCATCGCCAAATGCTGGAAATCGAGTGCATCGGCTTTCAACAAGGAATATTTAGTACCGATCTGTCCGGGATAATGAGCATCGGAAGCACGGTAGACCGTATACTGTTTCAAATAATCATGTGCTGCCATCAGCTTCTCAAAACGGACAGCGTCATTGAACTCGATTGCATCCAAAGGTAGGGAAGGGTCGATGAATCCTAACTGGCTGATCAGGCTGAACGAAGGGCGTTCGACATGCGCCGCAATAAATAACCCACCCGATTGTCTGACGACAGCAGCGATTTGGCCGACACTCCTGTCAAGAGCGGAAATCAGCAGATAAGGAACCTCCCCCACGATCTCGTTCCGGCCGTTCACCCAGACCTGGTCACCAAAACGTTCGGGGTCGTTCGGGACAGTCGGCAGATGCTCTTCCAGATATTTCTGAAAAGCGGCACGAGCCTGGTCATCAGAAAAAAGGGCAACACAGTGCGCCTCTTCGCGTGTCGTCACCTCTGCACCGGCAAAGACCACCAGTCCGTACTCTTCGCCTAAAGCCTGGATTTCGGGACATTGCAACGTGCTGTTATGATCCGTGACGGCAATCGCATCCAGTCCCTGTTCAAGGGCTGTTTCCACAATCTGCCGCGGACTCATCTCCAAGCTTCCGCAAGGCGAAAGACAAGTGTGCAGGTGCAAGTCTACCCGGAACTCTTTCATGCCTGTTGCAAAAGGTGATATATTTTTCCCGTTGCCTCGAATGCGGAAAGCTGCGTTCCGAGCAAAGGCACGTTTTCTTCTTTTCCTTTATCAAGCGTCTCCTCGTCCGGCGAAGCCCCGTTAACGATCAGGACGGCGGCTGCATCTTTCAGGGTGGCGACAGCTAAAATATTCTGGTGCGTCTGCATCGTAATCCACAACATCCCTTCGTCAATATGTCCCATTACATCACTCAACAGGTCGCTGGTATAACCGCCGGAAATCTCCGCGTCCAACCCTGCCTCCCCGCAAAAAACGGTTAAGTTCAATTCTTTTACCAAATCACTGACCTTCATATTTAGCTCCTTTCTTATAACAATCTTTATTCAACCGGTCTTTTCCCCACGTCTTCTCGATCAGGCGGAAAGCATGCTCCTTATCCAATTTCCCATGTTTTTCCATATTACGCTGCATAAAAACACAATCGCTGAACTGCGCTTCATGGCGGACGATATCTTCTGCCAACGTCTGGCAATTGGGCGAACCGCAGGCCCCGCAGTCGATACCGGGCAAGTGACACATCAACTTGCGCACCTGCTCCATCTTTTTCAGGACTTCTTCGATACTTCCTTCGTATCGCAGCTTCGGGTTGGGCTGAAGCGGACGAATGGTGATGTGCTGCTTCAGATAGGACAACGCTTCCAAGCGGTCGGAATAGATCAGCGGAGCCTTATCACGCTTCATCGAACGCTTCATTACCCGCTCGGCAGTAAGGAAACGGTTAGCAACAGCCAGCACACCGCCCGCGCAGCTCCGGTCACAGGCACGCAGTTCCAGGAAATCCACATTGCGGACTTCGGTTGTCGATTCCATCCGTTCCAAAAACTCAATGACATTGTGTATCTCATCGATCGCCAGGCAACGGCCGGAAAAATGCTTGGCTTCTCCTCCGGTCTGGCTCCAACGCATCTCCTTTTTGGTTAGGGACGGTGGGAGAATACATTTGGGTTTATAATCCTTCGGACGGTTTTTCAGGATATAGTATACCTTATTATATAATGTATCCATATTGATCACGCCCTTGATCGTAGACGAATAGCCTTCCGCACCTTTCAAGGCCGCGATTTTGGCTGCACAAGGCGTCACATAAAAGATACCGATTTCTTCGAACGAGAAACCGTCTTCTTCCAGCATTTTATGATAATAGGTAGCTGTTGCATTAACCGGCGATTTCACCAATAGGATATTATCGACCAAAGCCGGAAAGCGCACCTGTATCAGCCGGACGATAGCCGGACAGAACGAACTAATAACAGGCTTTTCCTCCGCTTGTTCCATCTGTCGCAGCATCTCGCGGTGGATCATATCTGCCGTAAACTCGACCTGAAACACATGGGTGAACCCCAGTTCGTATAGTGCACTGAAAATCTCCTCCTCCGTCGTGTATTTGGAAAACTGCCCGATAAAGACCGTCGGAACCAGCACGACACGCGCCTTATAGTCGAAGATTTTCTGGAAGTCGTCCTGCTCCACATAGATAGCTTCCGCCGGGCAGGCTTTCAGACATTCGCCACAGTCCACACACCAACCTTTGCGGATGGAAGCTTTCCCTTCGCGAATGCGGATCGCACCGGTCGGGCACTTTGTCATACAATGGGTACAGCCGACACAACGGTCATTATCTATTTTCAATGCGTGGTAAAACTTCGTTTCTTCCATGGCTATCTGGCATTTGCGGAGAAATAGGTCAGCATACGAACGGTCGTACCTTCTCCCACTTTGCTCTCGATCATTAATTCATCTACATTCTTCTTCATATTGGGTAGTCCCATACCTGCACCGAAGCCCATCTCACGAACGGCAGCCGAAGCAGTGGAAAATCCTTCCTGCATCGCCTGGTCGATATCGGGAATACCGGGGCCTTCGTCTTGCAGAAGAAGGCTGATCCTGTCGACTTCGATATCGGCCAACACCGTCCCACGCCAGGCATGGGCAACAACATTGACCTCGGCTTCATAAAGGGCGACAACCACCCGCTTGATGATGCGCGGATCGATGGATAGTTGTTTCAACACCTTCTTTATCTGGCTCGAAGCAGAGCCGGCTTTTGAG
Proteins encoded in this region:
- a CDS encoding MltF family protein, with the protein product MKKVILLFFVTLLLSGCNRTRQEQGQEDDDVTIDLPQLKAQGEITAVTLYSSTSYFQYKMQPMGYEYELIKDFARSEGLKLNIKVAESPTKLIEMLEAGEADVVAYPIQISNRLKDKLIYCGQEEQDCQVLIQRANKGDKIITDVTELLGKDVYVKPGTKYFERLKNLDVELGGGIRIHEADADTVTTEDLIGMVSQGEIPYTVSDENIARLNKTYFWNLNVSLKISFMQRSSWVVRKSSPELAKAIDAWASDKAGTHVYKALTKRYFELSKQPITAELPEVRNGHVSPYDELFRKHAKNIGWDWQLLASIGYQESRFNPNVVSWAGAEGLMGIMPNTAKALGVTPHELKDPDTGIRTGVDCLRRFRQGFGKVTDPVEKIKFTLAAYNAGIGHIYDAQRLAEKYGKNPYVWDDNVAEYIRLKNDPEYYNDPVCKHGYLRGSETFNYVREVMERYNYYLTKTGQKG
- a CDS encoding ATP-binding protein, producing MNNLSFHITDVMTNSIRAKASEIGLFIEERDLRITIRIADNGLGMDAGTIARVTNPFYTTRTTRKVGLGIPFLIQNAEQTGGAVSITSQPGKGTVVTASFCSNHIDCPPWGDLPGTVAMLITGNPDINICFEYQAVKTVFSISTSEIKEILDGIPLSYPKVMLLVKEMIKENIRP
- a CDS encoding PHP domain-containing protein; this encodes MKEFRVDLHLHTCLSPCGSLEMSPRQIVETALEQGLDAIAVTDHNSTLQCPEIQALGEEYGLVVFAGAEVTTREEAHCVALFSDDQARAAFQKYLEEHLPTVPNDPERFGDQVWVNGRNEIVGEVPYLLISALDRSVGQIAAVVRQSGGLFIAAHVERPSFSLISQLGFIDPSLPLDAIEFNDAVRFEKLMAAHDYLKQYTVYRASDAHYPGQIGTKYSLLKADALDFQHLAMAFRKENGHMIVTA
- a CDS encoding DRTGG domain-containing protein, encoding MKVSDLVKELNLTVFCGEAGLDAEISGGYTSDLLSDVMGHIDEGMLWITMQTHQNILAVATLKDAAAVLIVNGASPDEETLDKGKEENVPLLGTQLSAFEATGKIYHLLQQA
- a CDS encoding [Fe-Fe] hydrogenase large subunit C-terminal domain-containing protein, with product MEETKFYHALKIDNDRCVGCTHCMTKCPTGAIRIREGKASIRKGWCVDCGECLKACPAEAIYVEQDDFQKIFDYKARVVLVPTVFIGQFSKYTTEEEIFSALYELGFTHVFQVEFTADMIHREMLRQMEQAEEKPVISSFCPAIVRLIQVRFPALVDNILLVKSPVNATATYYHKMLEEDGFSFEEIGIFYVTPCAAKIAALKGAEGYSSTIKGVINMDTLYNKVYYILKNRPKDYKPKCILPPSLTKKEMRWSQTGGEAKHFSGRCLAIDEIHNVIEFLERMESTTEVRNVDFLELRACDRSCAGGVLAVANRFLTAERVMKRSMKRDKAPLIYSDRLEALSYLKQHITIRPLQPNPKLRYEGSIEEVLKKMEQVRKLMCHLPGIDCGACGSPNCQTLAEDIVRHEAQFSDCVFMQRNMEKHGKLDKEHAFRLIEKTWGKDRLNKDCYKKGAKYEGQ
- a CDS encoding ATP-binding protein; protein product: MQFRFELEGGNFSKAGSASSQIKKVLKQLSIDPRIIKRVVVALYEAEVNVVAHAWRGTVLADIEVDRISLLLQDEGPGIPDIDQAMQEGFSTASAAVREMGFGAGMGLPNMKKNVDELMIESKVGEGTTVRMLTYFSANAR